The Rhodothermales bacterium genome includes the window GGCTCGCGCGTGGAGTTGAACGGAGGGACCAACCTTTCGTACGACCGGGGCCTGGGCGCCGGCCTGCTGAGTCGGTCCGACGTACGGCGCGTCCATCTGGAAGGGGAGGCGTTTTTCGATGTCGTGCAGGATGGACGCACGTTTACGGTCGAGACGTTTAACGCAACCGTTCAGGTGCTCGGAACGGAGTTCAACGTAAAAAGCTGGTCGACCAGCCCTTCGAACGACACGCGGGTCGCTGTGAAATCGGGCCATGTCCGCGTATCGCCGGGACATGTGGATCTGTTGGCGAATCAATCCGTTCGCATCTCAGCGGCCGACGAAGGACAGAGCATCCGCCAGGAGGACGATCTGGACCTTGTGCTCAACTGGCGTAAGCGCGGGTTTTCGGTGCTCGGCGAGCCATTGCTTGCGGCTTTTATGCAGATGGAGCGGCAATACGGAGTCGAGATCGACGTGAATACAACGCTGGATCCACAGATTCAGATTGTGTATTACCGAAACGAACCGAGCCTGGAGTTGCTTCTGGGGGATCTGAGCGCCGCGCATGGCCTGAAATTCAGGAAGACCTTACGAGGGTATGAAGTATACCGCTAACGGGTGTTTGCGCGGCGTTGTGGATCTTTTTATGGCCCTGTCATGCCTGGCGGCGGTCGGAGCGGCCGCCCCCGTACGGGCGCAACAGGTGGTTTCGGAGGCATATATCGTACAGGTCGACGAGGGCCGATACACGGTGAAGGCGCAGGGTGTGCCACTGGTGTATACCCTTCAGGAGTTGGTGACGGTGAGCCAACTCAGCCTGTTGTACGACCCCGCGCTCGTACGCGATCTCGATACGTTCTGCGTGGCGGAAGCTGTCGACGTGGAAGCCGTGCTGCGCTGTCTCCTCAAGCCGGCCCGGCTCGACTTCTACCGGCTGTCCTCTGGGACGTATGTGCTGCGCGAGGGGGTGCATGAGCGGCCCCTGTACGGCCAGCTCGCCGGCATGGTCGTCGATATCGATACCGGCGAGCCTCTGCCGTATGCCAGCGTCGTTCTGGCGGACGCAAAAACAGGCACGGCGACGAACGAAGCTGGCCTGTTTACCTTCAGCACACTGCTTCCCGGCCGGCATCTGATCACAGCCACCTACCTTGGCTACCAGGCCATGTCGGACAGCGTCTTCGTTCCGGCGGGGGGGGAGGCGCGTTCTTATTTCTACCTCAAGCCGAAAGCCATCGTCTCGGATCCGATCGTGATCAATGGCCTACAGCAGCGGCTACCGTCGCGAACGATAGGGTCCGGCGAGGCGAATGTGGCGTTGTTCGATGACGCCGGCGGTAATTTTGCGACCGACGTAACCCGCGCGATCAACCAGGTGCTCGGCGTCACGCTGCGGTCGCCTCTGGCGGATCTACACATCCAGGGCGGGGAGTCCAGTGAACATCAGATGCAATTGGACGGCGTACCGGTATTTAACCCCGTTGCGTTGGGTCGCTTCCTGGGTGCGTTTAGTCCTCTCTCTATCGGCCGGCTGACGGTTCAAAAAGCTGGCTTCGGCGCACGATACGGCAGCCAGCTCTCCGGGGTGGTCCAGGCGGAACATAGCCTGGTGGGGCGACGCGAGGAGCGCCTGACGGCGCTTAGCGATCCACTGAGTGTGAACGTCCGCGGGAACGGTACCCTGCGGCTGTCTCCGGTGGTTCAGGGTCCGTTGATGGTGGCGGTGCGAGGCGCCCTGTGGGATGTGTATCGTGCGGGATCCCTCAATCAGCTGATCCGCGACTGGAACGGGGTCGATCCCGCGCTCACCGCGCAGTTCTTGAGGCAACCCTACGGGGGCGCGGCGTATACTCCGCGAGAACAGACGCCGGAGATCGCCTTTTCCGATATCCATCTGGCCACCCGGCTTCAGACGGGGGTGTTCGGCCGGCTGTATGTCTCCGGCTATCGTGGCTCTAACACGCTGGCGACGGATCTGGTCGCTGACGTGCGTTCGACGCTCACACCGCCTGATCCCGCGCATCTATTGCTCACCCGCGACCGGTATGCGTGGGACAACAGCAACGGTCAAATCCGTTACGAGTGGGTTGGCGGCTCGCGTCTGCTGGCCAGCGTTCGGCTTCGCGGGAGCCGGCACACGATGTCGCACGACTATGGGCTGGTGGATGAGCGCGCGATCGGCGTCGCGGGTCTCGAGGCTCTGGAAGACAGCCTGAATGAAGGCGGGATAGCGCGGGATAGAAACGAGATTTCCGAGGTGGCGCTCGGGACCACGCTCGATTACAGCCTCTCATCCACCGACCATATCGAGGTCGGGTTCGAGGGCATCCACAGGACAAATGCCATTCGACTGAACACGCCGTTTTTTCAACAGACCGATGCGCTTGCCGAAAGCTGGTTGTGGGCGGGGTATGCGGAGCTTCGGCGCTCTCTCGGCATGAATCTACAGATGGATCTCGGGCTCCGCGCTTCGTATCTACCTCACCAGGCGACACCTTTTCTCGAGCCTCGGGCGGCATTAAGGTACGATCTGTCGGGATCTCAAGGGGCTGTCTACGCGGTTCGTGTGGCCGCCGGCCTGTACCGCCAGTTTGTAGCCGAGTTCGACCTCAGCAGTGTCGGCCCGACGGCGCTTGCGCCCTCGGTGCGGTTCTGGTACCCGGTGGATGAAACGTTGCCGTTGCCGAAGGCCTATCATCTCGCCGGAGAATTTTTATGGACGCCTTTTGATGCCTGGAACGTACGGATCGAAGCGTACCAGAAATGGCAGCCCGTGCTGCTCGCGGTAAACTATCCGACGCTGTTGGGGCTCGGTCCTCAGATTCCCGACGCCGCCCGTCACGCCCACTTCATCGAGCCCGCCAGCGGACGCGCTCATGGCGCCGGCGTCCGTATCGAGCGGGAGGGAGTGAGGGCCTGGCAGTCCGTGTCGTACAGTTACTCGGCTTCGTACCGCACGTACGCATCGCGCTTCGATGGCCGAGAAGTGACCTCTCCATGGAATGAACCACATCGCCTCACCATGGCGAGTGATTGGTACCTGACCTCCGCGCTGCTCGTACGCGCGCGGTGGCACGGCGTATGGGGGCGCGCCTGGGGCTTTCGCCGGGCCTATTATGACTGGTTGAATGCACACGCCGGTGCACGGGCGTTTCCTCCCTTCGACCTCTCACAGCCCGATGACGCCGATCACCGATTGCCGACATACGTGCAGTTGGATCTGGGGATGTCGTACGGCCAGGCGTTGGGAGGCGTCCATCTTCAAGTCAGCGTGGATGTGATCAACGCGCTCGATCGCCGTAATGTCGTTGATTGGAGCCTCAGCCAGGTGGGCGAGACGTACGAACGGATCGCCCGCACCATGCCGGGCTTGACACCGGTATTCACGATCAAGGTGAGTTACTGATCAGATCCGTCTGGCTCTTCATAGCAGAGTACGAGGCATTACATACAAAAAAGGCCCACTATCCGTTGAAGATAGCGGGCCTTTTGCAGATTAATGGCGTGCGTCTCTGGCGCTTAGTTCAGCGACTTGAGTTCCTCGATGTAGTGCTCGGCCAGCGGCTTGTAGCTACCAAAAGCCGCATTTTCGAAGGCGACGCGGGCTTCCGCATTGGAGCCGGCGTACATGAGCGATTCTCCCTGAACGAAGTAGATCTTCGCCTTGTCGCTCTTGCTTCCTTTGTGCAGATCGAGGGCCGTGTTGGCGGATTCGATGGCCTTGGGATAATCGCCCATCGCCTTAAACGATTCGGCGCGGTAGTAGTGGACATCGGCGTCGGCCTCGACATAGAGTTCCATCTCATCGAGCGCGTCCAGCGCTTTCTGTGCATCCGTGCGCGCGGGGTTGCCGTTGTTGCTACTCAGCGCCGAGGAGGCCGTGAAAATGTAGTACCCCCGAATGGTGGCTTCGGCCGCCTGCGCGGACTTCCGGTCATCCATCGCCATTACGCCCTGTAGCAGGGGGAGGGCTTCATCCATTCGGCCCATTTTCTCCATCGCTTTGGCCTTGCCGTAATGGTTGGGCACGTAACTGTTGTCGTGCTCAATACCCTTTTGGTGGTGCGTCAGCGACTCCTCGTATTTCTCTCCCTTGAAGGCCTGGATCCCGCGGGAGTTATCGAGCTGGGCGAGCACCTTGCTCGACTTTGTAACGACTTCGGTGTCGCCGGCGGCCTGCGCGAGCGGAAGGGTCGACTCGAACGCCGCATAGGCTTTGTCGTACTCCTTGGCTTTGGCCGCTTCCAAAGCCTCGTTGTACTTCATCTTATACTCCTGGCCTTCCTTTAGACGCGTTTCAGTATCCTGGCCAGCGGCGGGTGAGGCAGCCAGAAGGGCGACGAGGGTGGCGCATGCAAATAGTCGTGTGGTGTGCATCAGGGCACGATACGTCGGACTCATAGCCATGGAAACAAGGGTTTTAGGTGAAAAGGTGACCTTGATGTAATCATACGAATGGGAGTGCAAGGACCGGCCCAAACTGGCCGAGGCGCTACTCCATCGCGTGTTCGTGCGATCAACGGGCTGTTTCTGCGTCATTCAGAGGGAATTTAAACGCTAGCCTGCACCCGGTGACGATCGAACGAGCGTCAGAATATGTATACAAAAGGCTACAGATTCTGATCGTCATCGCCTACGCGATTACCGTACACGGGCCGGCATCCGGCCATCGCCAGGCAGCCCTTCATGGATTACGCGGCCCCAAGGTACGCCAGCCGCAGCATTGCATCAAGGCAGGCGTGATTCCCCGTGCACGAGACTTTCATTAAATGAAAGAAGACCGCCTCGGAATGTCCTGGGCGGTCTTCTATAGACCAATGGCCGATGGAATGGTTGCCGTCGGTATTAGTTGTTCTGCGTTTCCTCGAGTTCCTCGCGGTACTCTTCCGTCGCATAGATGGCTACTTCAACGCGGCGGTTCTGGGCGCGGCCCATGTCCGTATCGTTAGAGGCAACCGGCTGCGTTTCGCCATTGCCGGCGACACTCATACGGTCCGCCGTGATGGCCTGGCCGAGCAGGTAGGAGGCTGCCGAGTTGGCGCGCGTTTCCGAGAGTTTCTGGTTGAATTCCTCGGAGCCGACGCTGTCCGTGTGGCCGGCGATGAGGATCTCCGTGTTCGGATACTCCTTCAGGCTGTTCGCCAGGTTATCCAGGTTGGTCTTGGCCTGAGCGGAGAGATCGGCCTTGCCGAACTCGAACAGGATGGCGGAATCGAACGTGATCTGGATGCCCTCGCCGACGCGTTCGACCT containing:
- a CDS encoding FecR domain-containing protein, with amino-acid sequence MKADRKHPARFPEELRRQIVEEDPGAISELEHVWQLLEGATPHYMHQVADADETWRRLNGSLFGETPASAARLDRAASPPSRVRLRHRWLVGASAGAAVVLMLLAFYTLVPVRHSAPMGGILAVTLPDGSRVELNGGTNLSYDRGLGAGLLSRSDVRRVHLEGEAFFDVVQDGRTFTVETFNATVQVLGTEFNVKSWSTSPSNDTRVAVKSGHVRVSPGHVDLLANQSVRISAADEGQSIRQEDDLDLVLNWRKRGFSVLGEPLLAAFMQMERQYGVEIDVNTTLDPQIQIVYYRNEPSLELLLGDLSAAHGLKFRKTLRGYEVYR
- a CDS encoding carboxypeptidase-like regulatory domain-containing protein, which translates into the protein MKYTANGCLRGVVDLFMALSCLAAVGAAAPVRAQQVVSEAYIVQVDEGRYTVKAQGVPLVYTLQELVTVSQLSLLYDPALVRDLDTFCVAEAVDVEAVLRCLLKPARLDFYRLSSGTYVLREGVHERPLYGQLAGMVVDIDTGEPLPYASVVLADAKTGTATNEAGLFTFSTLLPGRHLITATYLGYQAMSDSVFVPAGGEARSYFYLKPKAIVSDPIVINGLQQRLPSRTIGSGEANVALFDDAGGNFATDVTRAINQVLGVTLRSPLADLHIQGGESSEHQMQLDGVPVFNPVALGRFLGAFSPLSIGRLTVQKAGFGARYGSQLSGVVQAEHSLVGRREERLTALSDPLSVNVRGNGTLRLSPVVQGPLMVAVRGALWDVYRAGSLNQLIRDWNGVDPALTAQFLRQPYGGAAYTPREQTPEIAFSDIHLATRLQTGVFGRLYVSGYRGSNTLATDLVADVRSTLTPPDPAHLLLTRDRYAWDNSNGQIRYEWVGGSRLLASVRLRGSRHTMSHDYGLVDERAIGVAGLEALEDSLNEGGIARDRNEISEVALGTTLDYSLSSTDHIEVGFEGIHRTNAIRLNTPFFQQTDALAESWLWAGYAELRRSLGMNLQMDLGLRASYLPHQATPFLEPRAALRYDLSGSQGAVYAVRVAAGLYRQFVAEFDLSSVGPTALAPSVRFWYPVDETLPLPKAYHLAGEFLWTPFDAWNVRIEAYQKWQPVLLAVNYPTLLGLGPQIPDAARHAHFIEPASGRAHGAGVRIEREGVRAWQSVSYSYSASYRTYASRFDGREVTSPWNEPHRLTMASDWYLTSALLVRARWHGVWGRAWGFRRAYYDWLNAHAGARAFPPFDLSQPDDADHRLPTYVQLDLGMSYGQALGGVHLQVSVDVINALDRRNVVDWSLSQVGETYERIARTMPGLTPVFTIKVSY
- a CDS encoding OmpA family protein gives rise to the protein GAGAGAAVGAIIGKATGKTATGAIVGAAVGGTAGAIIGRQMDKQAEELEEELEGAKVERVGEGIQITFDSAILFEFGKADLSAQAKTNLDNLANSLKEYPNTEILIAGHTDSVGSEEFNQKLSETRANSAASYLLGQAITADRMSVAGNGETQPVASNDTDMGRAQNRRVEVAIYATEEYREELEETQNN